The DNA region ctttgggtacgaagttgcgtttgagttcagcatatcatccgcaaactgatggtcaaacggagaggactattcagtcacttgaagatcttttgaggtcttgtgttttggaacaaggaggaaattgggatagtttcttgcctttaatcgagtttacatataataacagtttccattcgagtattggaatgacaccgTTTGAGGCCCTTTAtggcagaaggtgtagaactcctttatgttggtacgaatcgggagagagtgctgtggttggacccgagttgattcaagagactacagataagattaagatgattcaagggaagatgaaggcttctcagagtcgtcaaaagagttatcatgataagaggaggaaagctcttgagtttgagaaagacgagcatgtgtttcttcgagttacgccaataacgggtgttggtagagctttgaagtcgcgtaagttgacgccgcgtttcattggtccttatcagatttccgagaggataggtgaagtggcatatcggattgcattaccaccatcactttctaatcttcatgatgtattccatgtgtctcaattgaggaagtacattgcggatccatcgcatgttgttccattagatgatgtgcaagtacgggataatttgacggttgatacatcacctgtgcggattgaagatcgagaagtgaagaagcttcgtggtaaggagattgctttggtaaaag from Lathyrus oleraceus cultivar Zhongwan6 chromosome 1, CAAS_Psat_ZW6_1.0, whole genome shotgun sequence includes:
- the LOC127115713 gene encoding uncharacterized protein LOC127115713 — encoded protein: MTPFEALYGRRCRTPLCWYESGESAVVGPELIQETTDKIKMIQGKMKASQSRQKSYHDKRRKALEFEKDEHVFLRVTPITGVGRALKSRKLTPRFIGPYQISERIGEVAYRIALPPSLSNLHDVFHVSQLRKYIADPSHVVPLDDVQVRDNLTVDTSPVRIEDREVKKLRGKEIALVKVIWGRVANGNITWELEDKMRESYPELFV